In Halichondria panicea chromosome 9, odHalPani1.1, whole genome shotgun sequence, a genomic segment contains:
- the LOC135341463 gene encoding uncharacterized protein LOC135341463: MTDAVKSLDTINGVVGSLGPLEGAMFLNDVSRSAIFHLECTNPFKKMKVFDLSKVNRKPLTVEQVPLGYRPYSGCLFDVLSESDNDKRFEDLCSFFRTFGSRGDKGRECGLTYTIMHLWPIIYAHQRDSIKTKLPYTAALFEYFIDAGMIECFLRILSYGLERNFLHIEFNRYAPYRIWESLVAGTHIDQPHCHAVVHRILAMEQIAVDIFLSYLNGKVSSLEAMVATQVIGNMSSYLSAMNWLLNHPTMCAAAIKYLWTSYTDQYSTFRQHQDLQSVYQRTLYSHYQVNADEGVVTSDVSRLPQMTHHLALQLMVNICAAYPEGNTLSQVEPSILAVVEEGLHDHVGDIMCGILLNYDKNPYVSPEKFTSVVSWSVFQSKSQKLAIEQLRRLPYTRRDKPPFFSRQSYAKSRSVIAFLITHALWFDDHNAANFATLGVISLLRQSDEIAMEIIRFAGDLLYDLAHSIHIVQLDKHPSPIKSAILEVFLKLGGFSYYTQDKTRVSAGECKFDGPVPQCIKDAKEFCERYLLEEMLPKTEKQRRVRCADSFKTEGNEFFQRDMFHDAIVCYTKALEICPLTCVERRVTYYSNRAECFIKSNQPRRAVSDCTRAIAQNPDTLKVRWRRAQALSQIGARHLAALDFFTIAHRNDKSVISLLGLERWEDLKSEYRRLLEHTFPDIAEQQLGFTVYRGHMTREYGLNVNVHTAASSIPPYTGQPLFGVEEGRHIHHVL; this comes from the exons ATGACAGATGCAGTGAAATCTCTAGACACTATTAATGGTGTGGTGGGGTCACTTGGACCGTTAGAGGGGGCCATGTTCCTCAATGATGTGTCAAGAAGTGCTATTTTCCATCTAGAGTGTACGAACCCCTTCAAGAAGATGAAGGTGTTTGACCTATCCAAAGTGAACAGGAAACCACTCACTGTGGAGCAGGTGCCACTGGGATACAGGCCCTACAGTGGATGCTTATTT GATGTGCTCAGTGAATCAGACAATGACAAGAGGTTTGAGGATCTTTGCTCCTTCTTTCGTACCTTCGGCTCTCGGGGGGACAAAGGTCGCGAGTGTGGACTCACCTACACCATCATGCACCTGTGGCCAATCATCTACGCTCATCAGAGAGACTCTATCAAAACGAAATTACCTTACACTGCTGCCCTGTTTGAGTACTTTATCGATGCTGGCATGATTGAATGTTTCTTGAGAATCCTTTCCTACGGCCTAGAGCGCAATTTCCTGCACATTGAGTTCAACCGATATGCTCCTTATCGCATCTGGGAGTCACTAGTTGCTGGCACCCACATTGACCAACCGCACTGTCATGCTGTAGTTCATAGGATCCTTGCAATGGAACAGATAGCTGTGGATATCTTTCTATCATACCTCAACGGGAAGGTGTCGTCTTTGGAGGCAATGGTGGCCACTCAAGTCATTGGTAACATGTCAAGCTACCTTTCTGCTATGAACTGGCTACTCAACCACCCCACTATGTGTGCAGCTGCTATCAAGTATCTGTGGACCTCCTATACTGACCAATACTCGACATTTCGTCAACACCAAGATCTACAATCCGTGTACCAAAGAACACTTTATTCTCACTATCAAGTGAACGCTGATGAGGGTGTAGTCACGTCGGACGTCTCCCGGTTGCCGCAAATGACCCACCATCTTGCCCTACAGCTGATGGTGAACATATGTGCAGCCTACCCCGAGGGCAATACATTGTCGCAAGTGGAGCCCAGCATTCTGGCTGTCGTAGAAGAGGGTTTACACGATCATGTCGGGGATATCATGTGCGGCATACTGCTCAACTATGACAAAAATCCGTACGTGTCTCCGGAAAAGTTTACGTCAGTTGTGAGTTGGTCGGTATTTCAATCAAAGAGCCAAAAATTAGCAATCGAACAGCTACGTCGACTACCGTACACACGTAGGGATAAGCCACCGTTCTTTTCTCGCCAGTCATATGCCAAGAGTCGTAGTGTAATTGCTTTCCTCATCACTCACGCCCTCTGGTTTGACGATCACAATGCAGCCAACTTTGCCACGCTGGGGGTCATTAGTCTACTGAGACAGAGCGACGAGATTGCCATGGAGATTATCCGCTTTGCCGGGGACCTTCTCTACGACTTGGCCCACTCCATCCACATTGTACAGCTAGATAAGCATCCTTCCCCCATAAAGAGTGCCATATTGGAGGTGTTTCTGAAGCTGGGTGGATTCTCATACTATACGCAGGACAAGACCAGAGTTTCAGCTGGTG AATGCAAGTTTGATGGCCCAGTTCCTCAGTGTATCAAGGATGCTAAGGAGTTTTGTGAGAGGTACCTCCTAGAGGAAATGTTGCCCAAGACAGAGAAACAGAGGCGGGTCAG ATGTGCCGACTCGTTTAAGACTGAGGGCAATGAGTTCTTCCAGAGAGACATGTTCCATGATGCCATTGTCTGCTACACCAAAGCTCTGGAGATCTGCCCGCTCACGTGTGTGGAGAGGAGGGTCACCTACTACAG CAACCGTGCAGAGTGCTTCATAAAGTCCAACCAGCCTCGTCGTGCTGTCAGTGATTGCACTCGTGCCATCGCTCAGAACCCCGACACCTTAAAGGTTCGCTGGAGAAGAGCCCAGGCTCTCTCACAGATTGGTGCCAGACACCTTGCTGCTCTAGACTTTTT caCAATTGCTCATCGCAATGACAAGTCTGTTATCTCCCTCCTGGGTCTTGAGAGATGGGAGGACTTGAAGAGTGAGTACCGGAGATTGTTGGAGCACACCTTCCCCGACATAGCCGAGCAGCAACTGGGATTCACTGTGTACAGAGGTCACATGACTAGGGAGTATGGATTGAATGTAAATGTACACACAGCTGCCTCTAGTATTCCACCATACACGGGCCAGCCATTGTTTGGAGTCGAGGAGGGACGTCACATCCATCACGTACTCTGA
- the LOC135341462 gene encoding mediator of RNA polymerase II transcription subunit 12-like protein — protein sequence MFSKEYRPLKRPRIGVPDYYPQDSKQKEDELSHNNVTNGYRSASVLPSGEEFKGALKDFNQHFLTTKEYCLKVNQVEDERRRRRWVQDSEKKKLQVSKDNFFPVPLGRNRKEIATQWFQDLASSKPLSQLAKKVPIFNKKEEIFDNLCEKDVPISRAAWYIKMSSAYNVVMTDSKLAKKKQTADPSFDWTISLTKYMQDSCWRICNESQVMGRHDTHGGRTSSTSGRQSPSDETLLEITHWQYMLHLSSWLYEENLLDKHEFIRWLVDRVEHVKSADTKALQLHLPLVLRHLLDIANCVSLARPLVTYCCERLVALYEMEQRLHKLHPLIKQEPLERVLETNEDDSVFNEPSIKQEPGRPYKDSRSLKMSTSEKKEERSPAPVISGPNDDDLYFHWCSHHQAVMLELVCVIQTIAIRCPTAFVQIKMPGGRGILMREGDKISSPLTILPCSLSQLPMPTSLKADLQKKLLSGLVAAEAEITQRNKASESRWSSMTVADLQTTSEGSNVKQILKLLDVLDKSSFTSCRAHNPLTTLYCQIAEVQRSSDAPLSDEMLTMLLCKWTTTPHRYGDHRPLVTAQILWQRQNDIIRGVSWSESYDMDHLDEGWEESGSVERLCDTPYPLQHILIKFLDTRAPLPDDLSAPMQPTEPFFKLVVLFAELIRLDVFSYRLFLSTLIARGESRPPIIPCLPFARDGDSDKSRKRQHSEPLNLSIPLPLPALKKLRYDQSEVNIASGPNSPMSSSFGGIGLTSALDSLITSSSPIYQQEGESTTIMEDRAKKLRMLEHESSQLSQIMSPMDFNTLATDTDAPNSPIATSKTDPFNFSLSLLDDDHVLDLPLNMHSSRHLLFAAYFPIADSQLSQQCSNERNIVLCGVGKSRNKVEAIVKKITEEVEHYYRLLGDIQTPVLPEERLQSSMTSYQCLPTFEQNVIATSCEKKLRRSLSPSGKIYPGCAQLVFVCELLKVCGSISQILQLLVDIIACNAFIGDDEESRRFMDPHRGPPPLPTELRLPVIGVLQRYSSCLMLSQQDTALVFEGLFRILSASPKSPSSHKTVFLFLHKLYTDCSYLQKTFRSTNFGNYCVQYGEKFGLSTEWYKPTVTEGDWQRTNILQMLSKPSNCDISSLCTMLKPGMAPYFNATFVFAVDVFSLACQKTVNCEMLSQLAFICAEVCCDRGVSVNSELLGAFRALCIPNQSNTKTGFTALTNKSNILIDPGIHSSLLVFVCLLISHNIFHLQDVIVYIITAVIHVQFSGSSHQNHRSLEFATSLIVHLLVPDYSESHSNAEHSPAVRLPPFVQDTLHSKCRELNLGYVILLLKNLLKISQTNVSRGTKTGSLLVQSSGPGNEATLSKVKATLETVASQDWVQDKSSMQGSRLLESDMLGDTSLTPSQARYLLHLLCPYSTTALPSDCGKLAKTDPHPSLEHILKNLDQWTLRNALLHIDVHVQQATTVARTSLQDHLASVVIHIFEDSCGDEFLGQTIECSVESGDGSYSPRVWLVTPLISQLTQSVLGRVLKSAGNILGQGQWWNPEKNQEKRRSTRATSGVAPPKTGLQWQQPFLELVLACMHAQTNTHEELLHPLKSQLSTFLNAFDREGTPADEQSKTMLFAAIKLRLSLVGSMLGSICSSETFTLEWVPLIMQLICSGAVDRQTDTSELFTNCLDMLCTLLHSLPFEFHNCLATAGEEGKKTYITCVKKLKSELNGAKSYCVGEIQQLFPLSQEAYTITTVKQPDSVSLKTSFNTYSERIKGLRVQDTRDISPWDILEGVKSNGPLMLSWFGGVRVKRKPLRFEEQRWLLRFHTHQDQFKDMMYRPSFVKLPEAVAVEVSDTVKLPEDGQTPMVEVGKVLGREAKVVHVDQKSIGQLGPGATNNQPQQSQVMPRVPTQINQQQQFQIRPNIVPRPMQPVMSQQPGVLERMYNQPGTSMNDKQAILNQIRQRALFQEAVRNRANPQGYGPRPPIYTPQQRMMQQPGMNYSNNPAVMQRMMLQQHHEKKVMAQRLHQRAQMAMQQQAQFPGGYHPGMQAGGMQPMQANPPVPMHQVLHQGGYSRAMMPQQAPGSMMVPGNQPRMQQYPPQHPSGMNTMHRQF from the exons atTGGACGATATCGTTGACCAAGTACATGCAGGACAGTTGTTGGCGTATCTGCAATGAGTCACAGGTGATGGGTCGTCATGACACTCACGGAGGCCGCACCTCCTCCACCAGCGGACGACAGTCACCGTCAGACGAGACTCTCCTGGAGATAACCCACTGGCAGTACATGCTGCATCTATCCAGCTGGCTATATGAG GAGAACCTGCTGGACAAGCATGAGTTCATTCGCTGGTTGGTGGACCGAGTCGAGCATGTCAAGTCTGCAGACACAAAGGCCCTCCAGTTACACCTCCCTCTAGTTCTCAGG CACCTTCTGGACATTGCCAACTGTGTGTCCCTGGCCAGACCTCTAGTGACCTACTGCTGTGAGAGACTGGTCGCTCTGTATGAGATGGAGCAGCGACTGCATAAGCTCCACCCACTGATCAAGCAGGAGCCTCTTGAACGAGTGCTGGAGACTAACGAAGATGACTCTGTCTTCAATGAGCCCTCCATCAAGCAAGAGCCAGGCAGACCATACAAAGAcagcag GTCATTGAAGATGTCTACCTCTGAGAAAAAAGAGGAGCGTAGTCCTGCCCCCGTCATCAGCGGCCCTAACGATGATGACTTGTACTTCCACTGGTGCTCTCATCATCAAGCAGTGATGCTGGAGCTGGTGTGTGTTATACAAACCATTGCCATTCGTTGCCCTACAGCATTCGTGCAA ATCAAGATGCCTGGAGGTCGTGGTATCCTGATGCGTGAGGGTGATAAGAtctcctcccccctcacaaTCCTCCCATGCTCTCTGTCACAGCTACCCATGCCCACCAGTCTCAAGGCAGACCTACAGAAGAAG TTGCTATCAGGCCTGGTGGCAGCAGAGGCCGAGATCACACAGCGGAACAAAGCTTCTGAGAGCAGGTGGTCTTCAATGACTGTAGCAGACCTCCAAACAACCTCTGAAG GCTCCAATGTGAAGCAGATTCTGAAACTACTAGATGTGCTAGACAAGAGTTCTTTCACCAGCTGCCGAGCTCATAACCCTCTCACCACTCTCTACTGTCAGATTGCCGAGGTTCAAAGGTCAAGCGATGCTCCTCTCTCTGACGAAATGTTGACTATGTTGTTGTGCAAGTGGACAACTACACCACATCGCTATGGCGACCACCGGCCGCTGGTAACAGCACAGATCCTCTGGCAGAGACAAAATGATATTATAAGA GGTGTGAGTTGGAGTGAGAGCTATGATATGGACCATTTGGACGAGGGATGGGAGGAGTCAGGGAGCGTGGAGCGACTGTGTGATACCCCATACCCCCTACAGCATATACTCATCAAGTTCCTCGACACAAGGGCACCCCTCCCTG atgacctctcagctCCTATGCAACCCACCGAGCCGTTCTTCAAGCTAGTGGTTCTTTTCGCTGAGCTAATTCGATTGGACGTCTTCTCGTATCGCCTTTTTCTCTCCACCCTCATTGCCCGAGGAGAGTCACGCCCTCCAATCATCCCTTGTCTCCCATTTGCACGAGACGGTGATAGTGACAAATCACGCAAGAGACAACACTCAGAGCCGTTGAATCTCTctatccctctccctctcccagCACTCAAGAAGCTACGATACGACCAGTCTGAAGTGAACATTGCATCGGGCCCCAATTCCCCAATGAGCTCATCGTTTGGTGGAATCGGTCTCACCTCTGCTCTGGACTCTCTGATAACAAGCTCTTCCCCTATCTATCAACAAGAAGGTGAGAGTACTACTATAATGGAGGACAGGGCCAAGAAGCTGAGGATGCTGGAACATGAATCATCGCAACTGTCTCAGATTATGTCTCCCATGGATTTCAACACACTAGCCACTGACACAGATGCACCCAACTCTCCGATAGCCACTTCGAAAACGGACCCTTTCAACTTCTCACTCTCTCTACTGGACGATGATCATGTTCTGGACCTGCCCCTGAACATGCATTCCTCGAGACACCTCCTCTTTGCAGCTTACTTCCCCATAGCTGACTCCCAACTTTCCCAGCAGTGCAGCAACGAGCGTAATATTGTACTCTGTGGTGTGGGCAAGTCTAGGAACAAGGTGGAGGCCATTGTGAAGAAGATAACTGAAGAAGTAGAGCATTACTATCGACTGCTGGGTGACATTCAAACACCAGTGCTCCCAGAGGAACGACTACAGAGTAGTATGACCAGCTACCAATGTCTGCCCACATTTGAACAGAATGTTATTGCAACATCTTGTGAGAAGAAGCTTCGACGGTCCCTCTCGCCCTCTGGCAAGATCTATCCCGGCTGTGCTCAGTTGGTGTTTGTCTGTGAGCTTTTAAAGGTGTGTGGGAGCATTAGTCAGATTCTGCAGCTCCTGGTGGACATAATAGCGTGCAATGCGTTCATTGGAGATGACGAGGAGAGCAGGAGGTTTATGGACCCCCATCGAGGACCACCCCCTCTGCCTACTGAACTCCGCCTACCTGTGATTGGTGTGCTCCAGAGGTACTCGTCATGTCTGATGCTTTCACAACAGGACACAGCTCTCGTATTTGAGGG ATTGTTTCGGATCTTGAGTGCCTCCCCGAAAagtccctcctctcacaagacAGTGTTCCTCTTCCTTCACAAGCTCTACACCGACTGCTCCTACCTTCAGAAGACCTTCAGATCCACCAACTTTGGTAACTACTGCGTCCAATATGGGGAGAAGTTTGGCCTCTCCACAGAGTGGTACAAACCCACCGTCACTGAGGGCGACTGGCAGCGGACAAACATACTACAGATGCTCTCAAAGCCAAG TAACTGTGACATAAGCAGCCTGTGCACCATGCTCAAGCCTGGCATGGCCCCTTACTTCAATGCCACCTTCGTCTTTGCAGTGGACGTCTTCTCACTAGCATGTCAGAAAACTGTCAACTG TgaaatgctgagtcagcttgCTTTCATCTGTGCGGAGGTGTGCTGTGATAGAGGGGTGAGCGTGAACTCTGAACTCTTGGGGGCGTTCCGTGCTCTGTGTATCCCCAATCAGAGCAACACCAAAACTGGCTTCACTGCACTCACCAACAAGAGCAAT atattgATAGACCCTGGCATCCACTCAAGTCTTCTTGTCTTTGTGTGCCTCCTCATCTCACACAACATCTTCCACCTACAAGATGTGATTGTGTACATCATCACTGCAGTGATCCATGTCCAGTTCAGTGGCTCCTCCCACCAAAATCATCGCTCCCTCGAATTTGCAACCTCTCTTATTGTTCACCTCCTGGTTCCCGACTATTCTGAGAGCCATTCGAACGCAGAGCACTCGCCTGCAGTGAGACTGCCCCCATTCGTACAGGACACTCTACACTCTAAGTGCAGGGAGCTCAACCTTGGCTATGTGATCCTACTGCTCAAGAATCTGCTGAAGATCAGCCAAACGAATGTTTCCAGGGGAACCAAGACGGGTTCACTGCTAGTTCAGTCATCAGGGCCTGGTAATGAAGCTACCCTCAGCAAG GTGAAAGCCACCCTTGAAACCGTGGCATCCCAGGACTGGGTTCAGGACAAGTCCAGCATGCAGGGCTCTCGACTGCTGGAATCAGACATGCTTGGGGACACAAGTTTGACCCCCTCACAGGCCCGTTACCTCCTCCATCTCCTCTGCCCCTACTCCACCACAGCACTGCCCTCAGACTGTGGGAAGCTGGCCAAGACTGACCCACACCCCTCACTCGAGCATATactcaag AATCTGGACCAGTGGACACTTCGCAATGCCCTGCTCCATATTGatgtgcatgtgcagcagGCGACTACCGTGGCCCGCACATCTCTTCAGGACCACCTGGCCAGTGTGGTCATTCACATTTTCGAGGATTCCTGTGGAGATGAGTTCCTCGGACAAACGATTGAGTGCAGCGTGGAGAGTGGGGACGGATCTTATAG CCCCCGTGTGTGGTTGGTGACACCTCTCATCTCTCAGCTAACACAGTCTGTGTTGGGACGAGTGCTGAAGAGTGCTGGCAATATCCTGGGTCAGGGGCAATGGTGGAATCCTGAGAAGAACCAAGAGAAGAGACGATCTACCAGAGCAACCAG tgGAGTGGCTCCACCCAAGACGGGTCTCCAGTGGCAGCAGCCGTTCCTAGAGCTGGTCCTGGCCTGTATGCACGCTCAGACCAACACTCACGAGGAGTTGCTCCATCCACTCAAGTCTCAGCTCTCCACCTTTCTCAATGCTTTCGACAGG gaGGGTACTCCAGCTGACGAACAGAGCAAGACAATGTTGTTTGCTGCTATTAAACTCCGGCTCAGTCTGGTGGGCTCCATGCTTGGCTCTATCTGCTCTAGTGAGACCTTCACTCTGGAATGGGTACCTCTAATCATGCAACTCATCTGTTCAGGGGCCGTGGATCGACAGACAGACACGAG TGAGCTGTTCACCAACTGCCTTGACATGCTGTGCACACTCCTCCACTCTCTACCCTTCGAGTTTCACAACTGTCTCGCCACGGCCGGAGAAGAAGGAAAGAAAACCTACATCACCTGTGTTAAGAAACTCAAGTCTGAACTGAATGGAGCCAAGTCGTATTGTGTGGGGGAGATTCAGCAGCTGTTCCCCCTCTCCCAAGAGGCCTACACCATCACCACTGTGAAGCAACCAGACTCTGTCAGTCTCAAGACCTCCTTCAACACTTACTCTGAGAGAATCAAG GGCTTGAGAGTACAAGACACTCGTGATATTTCACCGTGGGACATTCTAGAGGGTGTCAAAAGCAATGGACCGCTAATGCTCTCCTGGTTTGGAGGTGTGCGGGTGAAGAGAAAACCGCTAAGGTTTGAGGAGCAAAGATGGCTACTTCGATTCCACACTCATCAAGACCAATTCAAGGACATGATGTACCGTCCCAGTTTTGTTAAGCTCCCTGAAGCAGTCGCCGTGGAAGTTAGCGATACAGTAAAATTACCAGAAGATGGACAAACACCAATGGTTGAAGTAGGGAAAGTGCTTGGAAGAGAGGCcaaagttgtacatgtagatcagaAGTCAATAGGGCAACTTGGCCCAGGAGCAACCAACAATCAACCCCAACAGTCTCAAGTGATGCCTCGAGTACCCACACAAATTAACCAGCAACAGCAGTTCCAAATAAGGCCTAACATTGTTCCACGGCCGATGCAACCCGTGATGAGCCAACAGCCTGGTGTGTTGGAACGGATGTATAATCAGCCAGGCACTTCCATGAATGACAAACAAGCCATTTTGAATCAAATTAGACAGCGAGCTCTATTTCAAGAAGCTGTGAGAAACAGGGCTAATCCCCAAGGATATGGCCCCCGACCCCCAATATACACCCCGCAGCAGAGAATGATGCAACAACCTGGCATGAACTACAGCAACAATCCAGCGGTGATGCAGAGAATGATGTTACAACAGCACCACGAAAAGAAAGTAATGGCACAACGACTGCACCAACGTGCTCAGATGGCCATGCAGCAGCAAGCACAGTTTCCGGGAGGCTATCATCCGGGAATGCAAGCAGGTGGGATGCAACCGATGCAAGCTAATCCCCCGGTTCCCATGCATCAGGTGCTGCATCAAGGGGGATACAGCCGAGCCATGATGCCACAACAAGCACCCGGGAGCATGATGGTGCCTGGCAACCAGCCCAGAATGCAGCAGTATCCACCCCAACACCCCTCGGGGATGAACACTATGCACAGACAGTTCTAG